The following are from one region of the Penaeus vannamei isolate JL-2024 chromosome 28, ASM4276789v1, whole genome shotgun sequence genome:
- the LOC113812180 gene encoding sulfotransferase 1A3, with translation MASEVPFALTPFPQEAQAKIKAKFLGFSNGLVDVGGRHAMPAHYGLFANKYFNYKFQADDVLVMTFPRSGTTWTQEIVWTMRNQLDLDTAAEVPLDTRVPFLELDSIIPVHIRPPSGDAEGFWRLQPATNPLAKDVYLDQVDALASPRTIKTHLPLSLLSPDLVNSCKLQVVYVARNPKDVSVSFYHQQRLVKAAEYVGSFHEYIVDFWCQDHLLRAPYWSHLAEGWARRHHPNVLFLFYEDMKEDFLRELGRLNSFLGTGLTESQLQTVARHASFSGMKSRGATNPTAALQEAGSFKKGEAEFIRKGTTGDWTNFFTPDLEEKFQEWMEKWQPASREIPFKYHIAKEM, from the exons ATGGCGTCGGAAGTCCCCTTCGCCCTGACGCCCTTCCCGCAGGAGGCGCAGGCGAAGATCAAGGCGAAATTCCTCGGTTTCAGTAACGGCTTGGTGGACGTGGGCGGGCGCCACGCCATGCCCGCGCACTACGGCCTCTTCGCCAACAAATACTTCAACTACAA ATTCCAGGCGGATGACGTTCTGGTGATGACGTTCCCGAGGAGCGGCACGACTTGGACGCAGGAAATCGTGTGGACGATGAGGAACCAGCTGGACTTGGACACCGCGGCGGAAGTCCCCCTCGACACCAGAGTCCCCTTTTtgga ATTAGATTCAATCATTCCAGTTCACATCAGGCCGCCGTCAGGAGATGCAGAGGGCTTCTGGAGACTGCAGCCGGCGACGAATCCGCTGGCCAAGGACGTCTATCTCGACCAGGTGGACGCCCTCGCTTCACCTCGCACGATCAAGACTCACCtgcccttgtctctcctctcacctGACCTCGTCAACTCCTGCAAG TTACAGGTAGTGTACGTAGCCAGGAATCCCAAAGATGTGTCCGTCTCTTTCTACCATCAGCAGCGCCTCGTGAAGGCAGCTGAGTATGTGGGAAGCTTTCACGAATACATTGTGGATTTCTGGTGCCAAGACCACC TCCTGCGGGCACCGTACTGGTCGCACCTGGCGGAGGGATGGGCGAGGCGACACCACCCCAACGTCCTGTTCCTCTTCTATGAGGACATGAAGGAGGACTTCCTGCGGGAGCTCGGCCGCCTCAACTCCTTCCTGGGGACAGGGCTGACGGAGAGCCAGTTGCAGACGGTCGCTCGCCACGCCTCCTTCTCCGGCATGAAGAGCAGGGGCGCCACCAACCCCACCGCCGCCCTGCAGGAGGCCGGGAGCTTCAAGAAGGGAGAAGCGGAGTTCATCAGGAAAG GAACTACAGGTGATTGGACCAACTTCTTCACGCCGGACCTCGAGGAGAAGTTCCAAGAGTGGATGGAGAAGTGGCAGCCCGCGTCGAGGGAGATCCCCTTCAAGTACCACATCGCGAAGGAAATGTGA